GAAGCTGCGTTTCACCTGCGGCGTCGAATGCCCCTGCAGGGCGCGAATGCGCAGGCCGTCGTCCGACAGTTCGTAGCGCGTCTTTTCCCCTGAAGTCACCGTGCCCACGACGTCCGCCCGGGCCAGGCTGCGGCCATTGGCGACGGCACCCGACACCAACGCATCGATATCCGCCCAGCCTTCCGCATCGAGCCGCAGGCCAATGGATTCGGGCGCATGCCGCAGCACATAGGCAATGAACTTGCTCGCGTCTTCGGGCGTCATGCGGTCTTCCTGGCGGATTGAAGCGCAGCCTGCCAATGGTCGCCGTGCGCGAGCAGGGCATCCATGAGCCGCTGCACGTGCGGGTTCGGCGGCCTGTCGGCGGCGTGGAACACGTGGTACTCGAGCGGTGGATAGCCGTTCAGGGGAATGGCCACCAGCCCCTTGGGAATTCGGCAGCAGGCATTCACCACCGTCGCCCCGAACCCCAGTTGCGCGAAACGAAGCATCAGCTCCCAGCCGTTGGCTTCGAGCGACGGTTGCCAGGGGATCGACTCGGCCTGGAGCAACCGCCCCAGCAGTTCGCGGTGCGGCTTGCCGGCCGGCGGGACGATCAGCTGCATGTCCTTCAGGTCTCGAAGGCGCACCGACTTGCGCGCAGCCAGGGCATGCGTGCGCGGCACGACCAGGGCCTGGCCCACGACCGTCAGGCGCACGGCCCGCAGGTCCGCGGGCAAGGTGCCGAGCGGTGCGATGCCCAGTTGCGCCTGGCCGGCCCGCACCGCCTGGATC
This region of Variovorax sp. RKNM96 genomic DNA includes:
- a CDS encoding LysR family transcriptional regulator — translated: MDIPRTNLDALQSFAVFADTLNFSESARLLHISQPALHAKVRKLSEQLDARLYLRVGSALELTSAGEQVARHARELLTLNRRFAKGLETGRDRPVVTLAAGEGAYLYLLGKALSQFSGPGASPHLELLTRNRDESIQAVRAGQAQLGIAPLGTLPADLRAVRLTVVGQALVVPRTHALAARKSVRLRDLKDMQLIVPPAGKPHRELLGRLLQAESIPWQPSLEANGWELMLRFAQLGFGATVVNACCRIPKGLVAIPLNGYPPLEYHVFHAADRPPNPHVQRLMDALLAHGDHWQAALQSARKTA